From Oncorhynchus mykiss isolate Arlee chromosome 6, USDA_OmykA_1.1, whole genome shotgun sequence, the proteins below share one genomic window:
- the LOC110506914 gene encoding uncharacterized protein LOC110506914 has protein sequence MSSDTAVVPCNHQMDSPDFIRDLLPAAEKTALLYNISYLCLAKFPSLERIIRANAVEAQMLFSSSEALLLLCVSTSDNMVKTLFPMLKAAVEKDKPVVAIKFLMKANQWIHDIIKEVEKIVEAYKNLNNGVATATSDVIYTKAKTEDKNKQLTNEENILQNAVDEYNRKLSVIQSDLTEVNRKINDADTELRELVNSITSRNKKIGIVAAVVPFIGLITDAIQKIINDPTDSAAIELAKNKMNQLQLDKTRLSKNEWEAQTEAMKHQMELTRAKFDLGSVPDPVHLAEVQICLTRIQEILLQLKSFWEKIGVMVTNLQQKTFAGEDLIDDLSEFKEEFLDSLKVAEEAWNTFSGRCQNVMGMFSVQSKDAYKFLETSPSSLTQEEWQEMYDAVTAKLYSFYPALEAKQAFEDQQDIEDQQDIEDQQAAKSN, from the exons CTGTAGTTCCATGCAACCATCAAATGGACAGCCCAGATTTCATtagagacctgctccctgctgcaGAGAAGACAGCCCTGCTGTACAACATCTCCTACCTCTGCCTGGCCAAATTCCCCTCTCTGGAGAGAATCATCAGAGCCAATGCTGTTGAGGCCCAAATGCTGTTCTCCTCCTCTGAGGCTCTGCTGCTGCTG TGTGTTAGCACCAGTGACAACATGGTCAAGACATTATTCCCTATGCTGAAGGCTGCTGTGGAGAAAGATAAGCCAGTAGTTGCCATCAAATTCCTGATGAAGGCCAATCAGTGGATCCATGATATCATCAAAGAAGTTGAAAAAATAGTAGAAGC CTACAAGAATCTCAACAATGGGGTGGCGACCGCCACCAGCGATGTTATTTACACCAAAGCCAAAACAGAGGACAAGAATAAACAGCTGACCAATGAAGAGAATatcctgcagaatgctgttgacGAATACAATAGGAAGCTAAGTGTCATCCAGTCAGATCTGACGGAGGTCAATAGAAAAATCAACGATGCTGATACGGAGCTGCGTGAGTTGGTTAACAGCATTACCAGTAGAAACAAGAAGATTGGCATAGTGGCTGCTGTGGTTCCCTTCATAGGATTAATCACCGATGCTATCCAGAAGATAATCAATGACCCTACTGATAGTGCAGCCATTGAGTTGGCCAAGAACAAGATGAATCAGCTTCAGCTGGACAAGACCCGTTTGAGTAAAAACGAATGGGAGGCCCAAACGGAGGCGATGAAACACCAGATGGAGCTGACCAGAGCCAAATTTGACCTGG GTTCTGTTCCTGATCCTGTCCATCTGGCTGAGGTTCAAATCTGCCTGACCCGGATCCAGGAGATTCTGCTGCAACTCAAAAGCTTCTGGGAGAAGATCGGAGTGATGGTGACCAACCTGCAGCAGAAGACCTTTGCTGGGGAAGACCTGATTGATGATCTCTCAGAATTTAAGGAGGAGTTCTTGGATTCATTGAAAGTAGCTGAAGAG GCTTGGAACACGTTTAGTGGGAGATGCCAGAATGTCATGGGCATGTTTAGTGTCCAGTCAAAGGATGCCTACAAGTTCCTGGAGACCAGCCCATCATCTCTCACCCAGGAAGAGTGGCAGGAAATGTATGATGCTGTGACAGCCAAACTGTATTCCTTCTACCCTGCCCTCGAGGCCAAGCAGGCCTTTGAGGACCAGCAGGACATTGAGGACCAGCAGGACATTGAGGACCAGCAGGCTGCAAAAAGTAATTAA